A genome region from Triticum aestivum cultivar Chinese Spring chromosome 2B, IWGSC CS RefSeq v2.1, whole genome shotgun sequence includes the following:
- the LOC123042093 gene encoding transcription factor PIF1 isoform X2 — protein MEDGRALRRMSIPTRRSRSADFHNFSERRRRDKINEKLKALQELLPNCTKTDKVSMLDEAIDYLKSLQLQLQMLVMGKGMAPVVPPELQQYMHYITTDPAAQLMQMPPSEPPRPFQITHANPPQRESDFLSQMQNHLHPSDQPQINFLRPPKLQLYTPEQRGVVGSSSGHNGGWIPERNSSYNFME, from the exons ATGGAAGACGGCAGGGCTCTGAGGAGGATGTCTATCCCTACTCGCAGAAGCAGATCCGCCGATTTCCACAACTTTTCAGAAAGG CGGAGACGGGATAAGATCAACGAGAAGCTGAAGGCACTTCAAGAGCTACTCCCAAACTGCACCAAG ACGGACAAGGTGTCAATGCTAGATGAAGCGATCGACTACCTGAAATCGCTCCAGCTGCAACTCCAG ATGCTGGTGATGGGGAAGGGGATGGCACCCGTGGTGCCTCCGGAGCTGCAGCAGTACATGCACTACATCACCACGGACCCCGCTGCCCAGCTGATGCAGATGCCTCCCTCGGAGCCGCCGCGGCCGTTCCAGATCACGCACGCCAACCCGCCGCAGCGGGAGTCGGATTTCCTCAGCCAGATGCAGAACCACCTGCACCCCTCCGACCAGCCTCAGATCAATTTCCTCAGGCCGCCGAAACTGCAGCTCTACACCCCG GAACAGAGGGGAGTTGTAGGCAGCAGCAGTGGCCACAACGGCGGATGGATCCCGGAGAGGAATTCCTCCTACAACTTTATGGAGTGA
- the LOC123046732 gene encoding gamma-soluble NSF attachment protein — protein sequence MASSSADPEKLMAKADKLTKLSFTRWNADWKSATALYEQAAIAYRFRKDNEKAKDAFEKASKGQEMISSPWDAAKHMENAGALAKELGLWNEVSDFYRRASEFYRECGRSQPASDALAKGASALEDKAPEEATKLYDDACTLLEEDGKEQMAFDLYRAAASLYVKLEKYSDAAAFHLRLGSAADKCNAVNSQCKAYLSAIIIYLYAHDFQQAQKCYNDCSEVQGFLNSDQNRCAMKLLSAYEEGDAEEIKRAAQSSAINHLDHVVIRLARKLPTGDLQAIKKDVGGDDGDSLDEDDLT from the exons ATGGCCAGCTCGTCTGCGGACCCGGAGAAGCTCATGGCCAAGGCCGACAAACT AACAAAACTGAGCTTCACAAGATGGAATGCTGATTGGAAGAGTGCTACCGCCTTGTACGAACAAGCTG CAATTGCTTATAGATTCAGAAAGGACAATGAGAAAGCAAAGGATGCATTTGAGAAGGCTTCAAAAGGACAAGAAATGATCTCATC ACCGTGGGATGCTGCTAAGCATATGGAAAATGCTGGTGCTTTAGCAAAGGAGCTTGGACTCTGGAATGAAGTTTCCGACTTTTATCGCAGAGCATCAGAATTTTACCGTGAATGTGGAAGATCACAACCTGCCTCTGATGCTCTTGCAAAGGGTGCCAG TGCCTTGGAAGATAAAGCTCCAGAAGAAGCAACTAAATTGTATGATGACGCTTGCACACTTCTAGAAGAAGATGGAAAGGAGCAGATGGCTTTTGACTTGTACCGTGCTGCTGCAAGTTTATATGTGAAGCTTGAGAA GTACTCGGATGCCGCTGCATTCCATTTAAGACTTGGTTCAGCTGCTGATAAGTGCAATGCCGTGAACAGCCAATGCAAG GCCTATCTGAGTGCAATCATTATCTACCTTTATGCACATGATTTTCAACAAGCTCAGAAATGCTACAATGATTGCTCAGA GGTTCAAGGCTTCTTGAATAGTGACCAGAATCGATGTGCAATGAAACTGTTGTCTGCTTATGAGGAAGGCGACGCTGAAGAAATCAAGCGTGCTGCTCAATCAAGTGCCATTAATCACCTCGACCATGTG GTAATTCGGCTTGCAAGGAAGCTACCAACAGGTGACCTGCAGGCCATCAAGAAAGATGTAGGAGGCGACGACGGGGATTCCTTGGACGAGGATGACCTAACCTGA
- the LOC123042093 gene encoding transcription factor PIF1 isoform X1, with amino-acid sequence MEDGRALRRMSIPTRRSRSADFHNFSERRRRDKINEKLKALQELLPNCTKVHTDKVSMLDEAIDYLKSLQLQLQMLVMGKGMAPVVPPELQQYMHYITTDPAAQLMQMPPSEPPRPFQITHANPPQRESDFLSQMQNHLHPSDQPQINFLRPPKLQLYTPEQRGVVGSSSGHNGGWIPERNSSYNFME; translated from the exons ATGGAAGACGGCAGGGCTCTGAGGAGGATGTCTATCCCTACTCGCAGAAGCAGATCCGCCGATTTCCACAACTTTTCAGAAAGG CGGAGACGGGATAAGATCAACGAGAAGCTGAAGGCACTTCAAGAGCTACTCCCAAACTGCACCAAGGTCCAC ACGGACAAGGTGTCAATGCTAGATGAAGCGATCGACTACCTGAAATCGCTCCAGCTGCAACTCCAG ATGCTGGTGATGGGGAAGGGGATGGCACCCGTGGTGCCTCCGGAGCTGCAGCAGTACATGCACTACATCACCACGGACCCCGCTGCCCAGCTGATGCAGATGCCTCCCTCGGAGCCGCCGCGGCCGTTCCAGATCACGCACGCCAACCCGCCGCAGCGGGAGTCGGATTTCCTCAGCCAGATGCAGAACCACCTGCACCCCTCCGACCAGCCTCAGATCAATTTCCTCAGGCCGCCGAAACTGCAGCTCTACACCCCG GAACAGAGGGGAGTTGTAGGCAGCAGCAGTGGCCACAACGGCGGATGGATCCCGGAGAGGAATTCCTCCTACAACTTTATGGAGTGA
- the LOC123042093 gene encoding transcription factor PIF1 isoform X3: MEDGRALRRMSIPTRRSRSADFHNFSERRRRDKINEKLKALQELLPNCTKVHTDKVSMLDEAIDYLKSLQLQLQMLVMGKGMAPVVPPELQQYMHYITTDPAAQLMQMPPSEPPRPFQITHANPPQRESDFLSQMQNHLHPSDQPQINFLRPPKLQLYTPRGVVGSSSGHNGGWIPERNSSYNFME, from the exons ATGGAAGACGGCAGGGCTCTGAGGAGGATGTCTATCCCTACTCGCAGAAGCAGATCCGCCGATTTCCACAACTTTTCAGAAAGG CGGAGACGGGATAAGATCAACGAGAAGCTGAAGGCACTTCAAGAGCTACTCCCAAACTGCACCAAGGTCCAC ACGGACAAGGTGTCAATGCTAGATGAAGCGATCGACTACCTGAAATCGCTCCAGCTGCAACTCCAG ATGCTGGTGATGGGGAAGGGGATGGCACCCGTGGTGCCTCCGGAGCTGCAGCAGTACATGCACTACATCACCACGGACCCCGCTGCCCAGCTGATGCAGATGCCTCCCTCGGAGCCGCCGCGGCCGTTCCAGATCACGCACGCCAACCCGCCGCAGCGGGAGTCGGATTTCCTCAGCCAGATGCAGAACCACCTGCACCCCTCCGACCAGCCTCAGATCAATTTCCTCAGGCCGCCGAAACTGCAGCTCTACACCCCG AGGGGAGTTGTAGGCAGCAGCAGTGGCCACAACGGCGGATGGATCCCGGAGAGGAATTCCTCCTACAACTTTATGGAGTGA